The segment AATTAAAGGTCCTAATAAGAAAATAGAAAACAAAGAAATAGACTGCACCATAAGCTAAACCGATTATTAAAAGTAACAACGGCTGTTGTGCTATCCCCCAATTCAGGAAAAAGTCGATGGCACCTGCAGAGAATCCGAAACCATGCTTAATATCCAATAAGTAAACAATAACCATGGAGCTTGCTGTTAATAATGCATGTATGACGTATAAAAACGGAGCCAGGAACATGAAAGTAAACTCAATCGGCTCTGTAATACCAGTTAAAAATGCAGTAAAGGCGATACCAATCAGCATTCCTGATACAGCTTTACGTCGATGTTTTTTTGCTGTTGCAACCATCGCCAGCGCTGCAGCAGGCAAACCGAACATCATGACAGGGAAGAAACCGGCCATAAAAATACCAGCTGAAGGGTCACCAGCAAAGAATCGATTTAAATCCCCAGTAGCACCATTATATTCTCCAAATACAAACCATACTAAACTATTAAGTACATGGTGCAAACCTATTGGAATGAGAAGACGGTTCAAGAATCCGAAGATACCAACTCCTACAGCTCCTGCATCTATTATCCACTGACCGATGTTGTTAATAAATTCTTGGATTGGAGCCCAAATGACACCAAATATTCCCGCTAAGATTACCATCACAGTAGCGGTAATAATAGGAACAAATCGTCTTCCTGCGAAAAACCCAAGCCAATCAGGCATTTTAATATCATGAAACTTGTTGTAAAGCAATCCTGCTACAACCCCTGATATTATCCCGCCAAGTACAGCCATATCAATCTCTTCATTGATTGCTTGCGTGCCACTTACTAATACAAGGTATCCTATAGCAGCAGCCAAGGCCGCAGATCCATTATTGTCTTTAGCGAAACCAATCGCTATCCCAATAGCAAATATAAGCGCAAGATTAGCAAATATTGCGTTCCCTGCATTTGCAATAAATTCAATATCCAATAAGTCCTCTTGTCCAATTCTTAATAATATTGCTGCAGCGGGAAGCACAGCAATCGGCAACATTAGTGATTTTCCGATTTTTTGTAAAAAACCAATCATTTTTATCAATCCTCCTTAATCTTTTGTAAGTGCTTGCAACGAAGTAATACTAGCACATCTTGCAAATAGTTGTCTATACCAATATTTCTGGAAAACACTTAATATATTCAATATTTAACGAGAAACAGAGTAAAATTGGTATATACAACTATACATATTCCTGTTAGAATTAACATATAATAGTCGTGAAAGGAGACATACATGAGTTCTTTCTTAAATAGTTATTCCCTGCTTTCCGTCAATCTAATAAATGAGAAAACAATTCAACAAACTGGATTTATTAAAGTTAAAGAAGGAAAAATTTTCGAAATCGGAGCTATGGATCACTATCAAAACACTGAAAATCTGCAGGAAATTCGATTCTCCTCCGATTTGTATGCTGCCCCAGGCTTCATAGACATCCATATACACGGTTTAAACGGAGCTGACACGATGGATGCTACTGAAGAGTCATTGAAAACAATGGCAGCAACATTGCCACAGGAAGGTACAACTAGCTATTTAGCAACAACAATTACGCAAGAGCGATCTGATATTGAAGCAGCCTTACGCACAGTAAATAACTATTTAAAAATAGAGAAGAATGATTCAATAGGCAGTGAATTACTTGGAATACATTTGGAGGGTCCATTTATATCCCCTAAGCGCGCAGGTGCCCAGCCATTAGAACATATTGTGAATCCAGATATCCAATTATTTGAAAGCTGGCAGGTTGAGTCCGAAAACCAAATTAAAGTGGTTACCATGGCACCCGAGCAGCCTAACGGAATAGAATTTGTCCATCATTTAACGAAAAATAAGGTCATCACTTCCATCGGACACTCTGATGCTGTTTATGATGAAATGCTCGATGCTATGGAAGCAGGTGCAGAACATGTTACACATTTTTACAACGGGATGCGCGGCACCCACCATCGTGAACCGGGTGTTGTAGGTGCCGGACTTGCCCATGATGACCTGTTGGTCGAAATGATAGCTGACGGTATTCACGTTCACCCTGCAGTGGTAAAAGCAACCTATCTTGCCAAGGGAGCAGATAAAATTATTTTAATAACAGATTCCATGAGAGCAAAGTGGCTCGAAGATGGAGAATATGAATTGGGTGGACAAAAAGTCGAAGTGGCAAACAATACTGCACTACTTGAAAATGGCACACTTGCAGGAAGTGTTCTAAAAATGAATGAAGCATTAAGAAATATGAAAAAATTCACAGGCTGTACACTAGTAGAAGCCGTCAGAATGGCTTCTTCCACCCCTGCAAAAAGACTTAATGTTTGGGAAAGAAAAGGAAGTATCGAAGTTGGTAAAGATGCTGATATTGTAATCATGAATCAAAATTGCGAAGTCAAGATGACCTTTTGTAAGGGTCAATTAGTTTATAAAGGAGAGTAGGCCCAAATGGATATTATCACCGCTAATACTTATGACGATCTAAGTCAAGTAGCTGCTGAAATTATTATTAATAAAGTTAAACTGAATCCTAACCTTGTAATTGGAATGGCAACAGGAAGCACACCAACAAAACTCTACGAATTTTTAATAAAAGACTATAAGGAAAACGGTACCTCCTATCAAGGTATAACTACTTTTAATCTGGATGAATATGTTGGTTTAGATAAAAATGATTCGAACAGTTATTACGAATATATGAATAGAAACTTATTCAAACATATCAACATCAGTATAGAAAATACTCATATTCCGAACGGAAAAGCAGAAGATCTCGAAATAGAATGCAGAAATTATGAACAAAAACTCCATAACAAAGGTCCTATAGATATCCAAATCTTAGGTTTAGGAGAAAATGGACATATTGGTTTTAATGAACCTGGAACCCGTTTTGACAGCAGAACTCATGTTGTAAAACTTACAGAGTCGACTAGAAAAGCGAATGCACGTTTTTTTGAAACGATGGAAGATGTTCCCTCTCACGCTATCACAATGGGTATAGATTCCATTATGAATGCGAAAGAAATACTACTTTTAGTTTCTGGAAAAAACAAAGCCGAAGCTTATGAACAACTGATGAGTGGTGGCCTTTCAGACTCCTTTCCTGCATCTATCCTAAAAAAGCATCCTTGTGTTAGAATTATTGCAGACAATACGGTTCTTCAAAACTCCAGTATTATTGCTTGAAAGGAGATAAACAGGGTAAATGATAGATAAAAGTTCCCCCATACCATTTTATTACCAGCTAGAATCTTTCATTAAGGATCAAATTAACTCAGGTAATCTTGTTCCTGGAGATACTATACCTTCAGAGAGAGAATATGCCGAAGCGTACGGAATAAGCAGGATGACCGTTAGGCAAGCCATTAATTCACTGGTGACTGAGGGGCTTCTCTATCGTAAAAAAGGAAGCGGCACTTTTGTAGCAAATAATAAAATCGAACAGCCACTTCAAGGCTTGACCTCCTTTACAGAGGATATGAAAAAACGAGGGATGAACCCGACAAGTGAATTGATACATTTTGAAATAGTACCAGCCTCCATTAATATAGCTGATGAACTTCATATCAAAGAACATGCACCTGTATATGAGATAAAAAGGATACGTTTGGCTGATGGTGAACCGATGGCACTTGAGACAAATTACCTCTCTGCCAATTTAGTCAAAGGACTAACGGAAGAAGTAGTAAACACTTCCATTTATGCTTATATCGAAGAGAAGCTAAACCTTGAAATCGCCCATGCAGATCAGATGATTGAATCCATACAAGCTTCCAGTGAAGATGCCAAACTTTTAAAAATTAATAAAGATCATCCAATGTTATACATTAAGCGAAACACATTTTTACAAGATGGCACTCCTCTGGAACTAGTAAAATCCCATTATAGGGGTGACCGATATAAATTCTACATCCAAATGAAGAGAATTGAATAGTAAGGGAGAGGTTTCATGGATACGAGTTATTTATCAGCTGTTCAACAGCTCCTGACAAAAGTGGAGGAAAAAAACAGTATAGAGATAGAGCAGTAGTCCTCTCTCCTTGCTGACTGCTTTGGAAATGAAGGCATTCTACATGTTTTTGGATGCGGCCACTCCCACATGCTCGCCGAAGAAGTATTTTATAGAGCAGGTGGAATTGTCCCAATCAGACCTTTATTTGTGGAAGATCTCATGCTGCATAAGGGGGCTCTACGGTCCTCTGATTTAGAGAAAGATCCCTTGTTCGCAAAAACCTTTCTCCCCTCACAACCATTCCAACCAAATGATGTATTATTGGTTGTCTCCACATCTGGATGAAATCCTGTTCCAATAGATGTTGCACAGTATGGGAAAAAGAAGGGATTGAGGATCATGACTATATCATCTCATGCATATCACACCTTTGCATCTCGTCATTCTACCGGTTTACATTTCTCGGCTGCAGCTGATATTGCTCTTGATAACCTTATCCCCTATAGAAGATGCCTTGATAACATTACATAATCATCATTCAACCAATAGTACAGGACCAGGGTCCACTATCATAAATGCAGCCATCCTGAATTAAATAATTGTTAAATCCGTTGAACTTCTTATTAAAAAAAGGAATGGAGATTCCTATATTTAAAAGAGGGAATGTTGACGGTTCTGAGGAGCACAATAACGAAATGATAAATAAGCTTTAGCTTCGGCTATTCATTTTTAGCTATTTAGATTTAGCTACGCCACCATCATGGAGGGTTCTTTGGTTCATTCCAGATTAATGCAACTTTAGTATAAATCCGAAAGCAACATTCCATATGTAATGCTATCTGTCCATTCACCTTTATTCCAAAAATCCTGAATGAAATGAGCTTCTTTTCTCATACCTATACGTTCACATAATTTTTGTGATGATTTATTTCTTGCATCAAGGTTGGCTTGTATACGATGCACATAAAACTCATCAAATAGCTTTCTGACTAAACCACTGACTGCTTCTGAAGCGTAACCCCTTCCTGAAACTTTGTCAGAAAAGCTATAGCCAATTTCAACAGTATCTTTCATATCTGTGTACCACGCAGATAAATCACCTATTACTTGAGTATGGTCTACTACTACCAAACTTAAAGTTGTATCTTTTGTGAGTACACTATTTTCTAACTTTTTATTGAATTTTTCCTTCATATTTT is part of the Sutcliffiella sp. FSL R7-0096 genome and harbors:
- a CDS encoding GntR family transcriptional regulator; its protein translation is MIDKSSPIPFYYQLESFIKDQINSGNLVPGDTIPSEREYAEAYGISRMTVRQAINSLVTEGLLYRKKGSGTFVANNKIEQPLQGLTSFTEDMKKRGMNPTSELIHFEIVPASINIADELHIKEHAPVYEIKRIRLADGEPMALETNYLSANLVKGLTEEVVNTSIYAYIEEKLNLEIAHADQMIESIQASSEDAKLLKINKDHPMLYIKRNTFLQDGTPLELVKSHYRGDRYKFYIQMKRIE
- a CDS encoding GNAT family N-acetyltransferase: MEFFTERLTIRTFRSEDMHDVFQIYNNEDTCRYLLHDKWTYENMKEKFNKKLENSVLTKDTTLSLVVVDHTQVIGDLSAWYTDMKDTVEIGYSFSDKVSGRGYASEAVSGLVRKLFDEFYVHRIQANLDARNKSSQKLCERIGMRKEAHFIQDFWNKGEWTDSITYGMLLSDLY
- the nagB gene encoding glucosamine-6-phosphate deaminase; this translates as MDIITANTYDDLSQVAAEIIINKVKLNPNLVIGMATGSTPTKLYEFLIKDYKENGTSYQGITTFNLDEYVGLDKNDSNSYYEYMNRNLFKHINISIENTHIPNGKAEDLEIECRNYEQKLHNKGPIDIQILGLGENGHIGFNEPGTRFDSRTHVVKLTESTRKANARFFETMEDVPSHAITMGIDSIMNAKEILLLVSGKNKAEAYEQLMSGGLSDSFPASILKKHPCVRIIADNTVLQNSSIIA
- the nagA gene encoding N-acetylglucosamine-6-phosphate deacetylase; the protein is MSSFLNSYSLLSVNLINEKTIQQTGFIKVKEGKIFEIGAMDHYQNTENLQEIRFSSDLYAAPGFIDIHIHGLNGADTMDATEESLKTMAATLPQEGTTSYLATTITQERSDIEAALRTVNNYLKIEKNDSIGSELLGIHLEGPFISPKRAGAQPLEHIVNPDIQLFESWQVESENQIKVVTMAPEQPNGIEFVHHLTKNKVITSIGHSDAVYDEMLDAMEAGAEHVTHFYNGMRGTHHREPGVVGAGLAHDDLLVEMIADGIHVHPAVVKATYLAKGADKIILITDSMRAKWLEDGEYELGGQKVEVANNTALLENGTLAGSVLKMNEALRNMKKFTGCTLVEAVRMASSTPAKRLNVWERKGSIEVGKDADIVIMNQNCEVKMTFCKGQLVYKGE
- the nagE gene encoding N-acetylglucosamine-specific PTS transporter subunit IIBC; amino-acid sequence: MIGFLQKIGKSLMLPIAVLPAAAILLRIGQEDLLDIEFIANAGNAIFANLALIFAIGIAIGFAKDNNGSAALAAAIGYLVLVSGTQAINEEIDMAVLGGIISGVVAGLLYNKFHDIKMPDWLGFFAGRRFVPIITATVMVILAGIFGVIWAPIQEFINNIGQWIIDAGAVGVGIFGFLNRLLIPIGLHHVLNSLVWFVFGEYNGATGDLNRFFAGDPSAGIFMAGFFPVMMFGLPAAALAMVATAKKHRRKAVSGMLIGIAFTAFLTGITEPIEFTFMFLAPFLYVIHALLTASSMVIVYLLDIKHGFGFSAGAIDFFLNWGIAQQPLLLLIIGLAYGAVYFFVFYFLIRTFNLKTPGREDEEDIIEEKETGEDKYSVMAHNFIDDIGGKENIAAVDYCTTRLRLTIKDMSKVQENSLKQHGAKGVIKINQSNLQIIVGTDVQFVGDKMKE